TTCCCTCAACGGTGGACTCCAATCGTGGAGACAGGGGCTTCCTTGTAGGATATAGGAAAAATGCGGGAGGTGGCATTGAGTGGGGAGAGACCATAACGGTCCATCCGACAAATAATACCCCTGTAGAAGTCTTTGTAAAGGCTCTTCAAGATGATTTAATCGAAGAAGGCGTTCGTAAGGCTATCGCAATTTCGAGTACATGGAACAATGGTTCCGCCAAGAATGTCTTGACGAAATCCGTGACTTCCGTGGGACTTGTATTTGCTGGAGAAAACAGAGACGGCGATGTTGTCGCGGGAAGACCGCTAGTCCGTACCGAAGAATTCATTATTGGTGCAAGCAACGAGTTCAAGGTGAATTCCATCTATGTGCCACAGCCCGATTCAAATGAAGCTGCTGCAAACCAGGTCCTTTCTTTCTATGTGGACGGAGTAAAGCAAAATTGGTCAACTAGTGATTATAATTTATCCGGCAATGTAGTAACGATCAACCCGAATCTTTTACAAGCTGAAAAAACACTTACAATATGTGTGCGTTCAAATGTTCTCCGTGTTGACGATTCCAAGGTGTACCTTGCTTACGAGGACATGGATATAGATTCGATTACAATCGGCAAAAAAACTGTTTGTGAATATACAGAAGGTTGTGATAGATACTATGAACTCAATGGTAATGTAATTACCTTCTACAACGGCATTACAAGACAACCGATGACAGTTCATGATGCAGTGATTGTGAATGCGAGTTTGCCGAATAGCTACGATTGGGAAAACTTTGAACAAACAACCCCGAATGCGTCTAGTTTGTCGAGCGACTTGCTGACTATTTCTGTGCACAATTCTGTATTGTCCGAATCTGGAAGGAGTGATTTTACAAGCACTTCGTACAATGTTGAATACAAAGGCCAGTTGTCTGATGGTCAAACCGTATATGTAAAAATTACTCCGACCCAGCTGTTGGCAAATTCGGAAGCCGTTACGGAAAGCAAGCGTCTGGTCGTTTCATGTTCCGGCTTTAGTTCCCAGGCTGATGGCTCCATTATTGTAAGTTTCGATAGTGAGAATAAGAGTCGTTCCATTACCGTAACTGCAGTTCCCGATAACGCTTTGGACGATTATGGTGTCACCAAAGTGGGTGCAAAAGAAGAAAAAATCAATGACATTGATGGTGCCGTATACGCTTATGGTTACGGCAAGAGCATGATGCTTGATACCGGCAACCCGGCCATGCTTAATTACAAGCATGTTGTTGAGGGGCAAAGCGGCATGCAGCAGGCCTCGAACTTTAATGAACTGAACAATTTTGACGAAGGTAAGTTGTTCAGTCTCCAGGTTGTCGATGGCGTTGCAAAGATAGACTTCTCTTCGTTATCCGAAGAACAGGCCGCTGTCTTGAATAGTGTCATTGAGACAGAATGGAATGAAAACTTGTCTGATTCGCAGATATTGTCCTTGTTCTACCACAAGACTTTCAAGTGGGTCAACCAGACAACAAAGAATGTCGGAACAACTAAGGAGCCCGTTAATCAAATTGAGTCCGTGGTTGCAGACAAGTGGTTTAGAATTGAGAATGCTTCTTACGATTCAAGTTCGCATATATTAACCCTTGTCTTGAACGAGCCTGTTGTTTTGCCTACGGGGGGTGTTAACTTTGCCCTGATTTCGGGCAATAGGGATTCTCTGTTTGTTGACGAGATGGCGTCTGTGGACCGCTTGTTTGTAAATAACCAGCAAGATAGTGTTGATGCCCGTGCATCGCTTACTGGGTTTGTGAATAACAATAGGAATGAAGCCGAAAAGAATGTCGATGCCTATGACTCGCATGCTGTTCGCTTTACCCATACGGAACTTGAAGCGTTCCCCGAAAAGCAACTTGCCGAAAATGATGATCCTCTGATGATGCAGAGCGGCATCACTGCGGCGCAGATGGAATATGCCGAATACAATCTGGGTAAGGGCAAGGATACTGTTGATATCAAAAAGACGCTCTACCGAGAAGATGCTTACAGGACATACACGGTAGTGAATACGGGTAATGTTGCAGAAGATTCGACTGCCGGGTTTGGGGTTCATCTTGGTGATGCGGGGATTGCCGCTGAAAATGCCGCTAACGGTGCTTCGTTCAATGATGGCGTTTACCATTACGGCTTGACGCCTATTGCAAACAATGGTGTTAATGTTGTTCGCGGAGAATCTGACACCGAAGTTTACTATGTCGAAGCGATAATCAAGAAACAAGATGTTCCCCCTGCTGAAGCCGATAATTTTGTTACCCAGCGTCGCGAGGTAAAGGGCTCGTTCTCGAACCAGTATGGTTTCGATATCGAATATGATTTTATCCTTGCCGAAGGTGAATATATAGACGGTTTCCGTTTCTATCAGGCGGAGTTCGATGACGATATCAAGGTGAATAGCTACCAGGCGGACCATACAGGAAGCTTGATTTGTTCCGGGACAATTTCTTCACAGCCGCCTGAGCTGAACCAGGGTGTTGTTACATACAGCTATATAATAGATTCGGATGATTCGAGTTTGTTCGTGTTTCGGAAGGATGCGTTTGATTCGCACAAGGCTACAGCCGACAACATCCACAAGGATGCACCGAACGGCTACGAGTTCACCATGTTCGTGGATGCCACGCTGAGCGACGGCAGCGTTCAGCGCCGTGCCGTTTCTGAACTGACCCGTGGTTCGTTCTCGATTTCACGGGACTTTACCTTGACAGCGGGAATTTCGATTGTATCGCTCAAGTTCGCCTATGGCTACGAGGGCGATGGCCAGCTGGTCATCAACGCGCAGTCGGGCCACGACAGGATTGACGCTTCGAGTACGAATGTGACCCGCAACGATATGGTCGCATTTGGCGGCCTCGGTGACGACTACATTACCATGAACAAGGGCGGTATAGCTTTCGGCGATCGTGGTCAGGTCCTTTATGATAATGGGCAGGTGAACGGTGTAGATGTTGGTGATACGGTGCTCGGCTCTACGGTTAACAACATTGATGCCGAAAATCCCGCGTTCATTGACGACTATACTACTGGAATCGGCAAGACTCCGGGACGCACGGCCGACGAGAAGGGAAACCCCGTACACCGTCTGCAGACGGACGGCGTGAACCGCGATGCCTACAGGATTCAGTCGGTAGATGCCGAAAATGGTGGCACCGACATGATTAAGGTCGGTGGCACGAATAGTGTCGTTGTCGGCGGTGCTGAGAATGATGTAATAGTTATCGGTGGCGACAAGAACGTTGCCCTGGGTGACAATGGCCGCGTGAAATACAATAACGCCGGAAATGACGAAGCCGTTTATGGCGACAAGCTTGGCCTCGGCATGCATATTGTCGAAACGACCAACGACAGTATTGGCGGGGTAGATAACATCGTTATTGCGGGCGACAAGAATGTTGCCATGGGTGGTGCCGAGGGTGATTCTATCCGCATCACGGGGGCAGACAATGTGGCTATCGGCGACGGCGGCCGCTATACAATCGAGGAAACTCGTCTGTATGCCGAAAGCAAGAGCGAACAGCATGGTGGTCAGGACTTTATCAGCACGGGTGACGGCAAGAATGCCGTCATCGGTGGAACCGACGATGACGTAATCCGCACGGGTGCGGGTAACGACGCCATTGTTGGCGATGGTGGCAAGGTCATTATGGACACCGACCGCAATGCGCTGATGGTCTCCAACGAGGGTTACAATGTTGGAACCGATCTGGGAACGGCCGGTGCCGATGACATTGACGCTGGCAATGGCGACAATGTGGTGTTCGGCGGCCTTGATGGTGACGATATCCGTACCGGGACAGGAAAAGATGTCGTATTCGGCGATAACGGCTTTGCGACCTTCAGGGGCAACGCCGCTGAAGCGGAAGAACAGGTAACTGATACGCAGAGCATTCCCGAGACCCGCACCGAGGCGACGCTCTCGTTCAACTTCATGGGAGCCTCGCAGACGGGGCTTTCTTCGGAGGATGTCGCGGGTGCGGCAGATTTCGCGAAGGCGAACTGGAACAATGTGGGTGGCAGCCTTGCCGGGACCTACGGCAACGACGACCGCGAGATTGTGCGCTTTGACGACAACACCCGCGCAAGCGCCGTGAGCGTGAGCTACGGCGGCATCGAGAGCCACCGCAATACGAGCACCGACAACCGCATCAACCTGCAGGCCTACAGCCATAACCTCTCGAACGCCTCTACCGATGCCGATGCGGCGCTCATGAACAGCGGCTACATGACTACCGCCCCGGGCAACCAGTGCGACAACAGGCTGGAAGTCGCCGTGGATGGCCTTGCGCAGTACTTTACCGACTATCACGTGGCCGTTTACCTTGACATGCCCGACGCGAACTCCTGGGCGGGTCAGAGCATCCGCAAGGTGAGCCTGTATGTGGGTGACTCGACAGTTGCCCTGCAGAGTTTCTACGTGAACGACTGCGCCGGTTCCAACTTCAACGGCACCTACAAGCGTTCCGAATACACCAGCGCCGAGGCAATTTTGGCAGACCTCGCGCACAATGCGGCGGTTCTCTCTGGTGAGCTGACTGGCGATGATGCCGTGCTGATAGACACCACGGGCAACTACGTGGTGTTCGAAGTTCCAGCGGGTGTTGCCGCCGACAACTTCCGCGTGATTATCGAGGACGGCTACACGCTCGACAACATCAACGGCAAGGACATTCCGGGCATAGCCGCCATCCAGGTGAAGGGAACCCTCCACGCGCAGGATGTGGCCGCCTCTACCGACATTGCTCATGGCGGAGCCGACACGGTTTACACTTCCGGTGGCGACGACATCGTGGTGGGCGGCACGGGTGGCGACACCTTGACGACCTACGGCGACGAACGCTACGGCATTTACGACAACGATGTTGTGTTCGGCGACAATGCCAAGATGGTGTTCACCGACCGCGACAGCTCCGAGGCCACGGCCTCCACGCTCTCGCTTGCCGAGTCGCTTGATTCACGCACGGTGGCGGGCGACTACAACGACCATATTTACACGGGCGATGGCAACGATGTCGTCGTGGGCGGCCAGGGGGCCGACCACATCGAATCCGGCGCGACCGCCGCAGCCGAAGCGATGCTCGACGGAATCCAGGTTGCTTCGTTCAACTTTACCCGCGAGAACGCGACCGCAAGCGAGATGGTTGGGGAGACGGCGGGTGTTGTCGCGGATAACGACTGGACGAACCTCTACATAAAGAACAACGGCCTGCATGTCGTTGGCGAGAACTACACCAACGACCCCGTGACGCACGACGGCATTGGCATTTCGCTGGTTGCCTACGATACCGCCGTGGGCAACGGGACGCAGAATTCGAGCCTGATGCCGAAGGATGACGCCCAGCTTGACGGCGACACCTCGAATTCCAAGCTGTTCAACGCCTACTATGCGGCCCAACAGCAGCAGGAAATCAAGCTCACGCTTACGAACCTTGATTCCTTCGCGGACGGTGCACCATGCGATGTGTATGTGTACCTCGGCGGCGACCAGCAGAACACGGACACCTATAACTATCTGTTCGATATCTGGGGTCACCAGTCTAGCGGCAATACGCCTGACCAGCACTACTATCTGAACGACTGGACGGGTAGCCATTTCGACGGCGACTACCGCCTTGTGGAATGCGCGACCGCCCCGACTGCCGATGAACTGCTTTCGCAGGTTGCGCCCGACATGCGCCTGGTTGGCAACTACGTGGTGTTCCGCGGCGTAAGCTCCTCGACTTTCGAGGTGCGAATCCGCAACCTGTTCACCGACACGAACCAGTGGCCGCTGAACCTGCCCGTGATTACTGCCGTGCAGGTGGTGGCGGGCGAGAACCGCGAAGAGGATATCGCCGTGGGCGGCGACCACGACAAGGACCTGGTCTTTGGTGACGACGCCCGCGTGACATTCGATATCGACGCTCCGTTCGCCCGCAACGAGAACCTGGCCGACTACGCGAACCGAGCCATCGAGGCCGAGAGTATGCATTTCGACGGCGCAGCCGTGGAAATTCCGCTTGACGAAAACGACGAACCTGTCGAGATGGGCGACACCATCTTGACGGGCAAGGACCGCGACGTGATTGTCGGCGGCGACTTCGGCGATACGATTACCATGGGCGACGGCGACGATGTGGCCCTTGGCGACAACGCCTCGATAATCCTCGAACACAACAACCCCGTGGGCGTGTTCGCGCCGAGCGTGGAAATCATGCTGGAACAGCACACGGTGACGACATCGACGCCCGAGGTTTTCCTGGGCAACAACGATGCCGACGCCGGGGATATCCAAGACAAGTTCGAGAACGGGGGAGTGCCGGGTGTCACCCCGGAAACATCTGCGAATGGGGATACCGATTTTTACGCGGATGTCACGAACAAGGATTGGGTCCTGCAGCAGGAGGCGACCCCTGGCAAGATTTCACGCATTGTGGACGTTTCCAGTGCGCAGGTGATTACCTTTGCCGAGGGCGAGACTATGTTGCTTGTTAGCGACACCTGGCCTGGCAACCAGTGGTGGCATCCGAATATCGTGATGGTGGCCAACGGTCAGGGCCATAGCGTCCCCGCCCTTGCATGGGAATGGGATGTGAACGGCTCCACCATGACGGCTACCACGCAGTCGGGTTACTACATCACCGTGGATATACCCGACACCCCGAACGGAGACAACCGCTACGAAATCCGCGTGACCGCACTCACCGCAGGCACCGCCGTGATTTCTATCGGGTAGTTTTTACTAGCTTTGGCATTGAAATAAAGGACCAAGATGATAAAGGAATTTCAAGTTCAAAATTTTGGCTGTATCGACTCGATCAGGGTTGAAAACCTGAAAGGTATCAACTTGATTGTCGGCCCGAATTCTTGCGGAAAATCGACTTTGCTCAAGGCCCTGTATGCGGCCAAACGTTCTGCCGAACTTTTTCAGCGTGGAAAGAACGATGAAAGTTATCAGAGGTTGCTGCACAAGAAACTTCGGTGGACTTTTCAGGTGGATTCGCTCCAGTCGCTGATAAAGAGAAATGCTTCGCTGTCGGCCAATGTGCAGTTCAAGGCGGATAAGGCCGAGGTGAATTTCAGCATTGATAAACAAAAAGGTTTGATTTGCTCGCCTTTATACAATGCGGTAAAGCCGACATCGGTCAATTCTGTTTTTCTCCCAGCCAGGGAAATTCTTTCTCTCCAAAAGCTCGTCATCAAGACCCATAGCCTGGATATGGAATTTGGCTTTGACGAAACCTATTACGATTTGGCGATGGTGCTGAACTCGCCGACGACAAAGGGCAAGAATCTGCGGGGTTTTGTCAATAGCCGGAAACTCTTGAAGGACATTACTGGTGGAGTGGTCAGCTTTGACGCCAAGGAAAACCGCTGGTTCCTTAAGAAGGATGGGCATACTTTCCCCATAGAACTTGCATCCGACGGTATCAAGAAAATCGGTATGCTTGATACCCTGCTTGGGAACAGGTTCTTGACAAAGTCCTCCGTTGTTTTTATTGACGAACTTGAATCGTCCCTGCATCCTACGGCAATCTCCAAGTTGCTGGATATTGTCTATGAACTTTCTGCATGCGGGGTGCAGTTCATTATTTCTTCGCATTCCTATTTTGTCGTAAAAAAACTATACCTGCTTGCCCAGAAAAATCGTCAGTCAATTCCTATTATTTCCCTTGATGGGGGCTATAGGGTAGATGATTTGCTGGATGGCATCCCGGAAGACAACCAGATTATAGCCGAATCGATTCGCCTTTACGAAGAAGAGATTGACCTGTGAGCACGGTAACTTTTGAAGAATCGGGAATGCAGTTTGGTCCCTTCGAAAATAAGGATGTCTTTGCTGCAGAAAAATTTTCCCAAAAGAAGCACCTTGTTAGTAAAAGTGTTGAATTCGTCTTGTTTCGCGGAAAAAAGGCCATCTTTTTAGAAGCTAAGAGTTCCATTCCGCAAAGCAGTGACGACATTAATAACGATTTTCTTCCTTCTATAGCGGAAAAACTTTCCGACACATTGCACCTTGTTGCTAGTGACTATATGAAAATTCTTTCTGAAAGGGATTCATTGCTAGATCCGTTAAAAGGAAGAAATTGGGAACAGCTTTCGATTAACTACTATGTGGTTCTTAAGGGAATGCCCAAAGATCAGTTGCCTGCTTTACACGACATGTTTAACGCTTATCCCTTGTTGAATAAATTGAAAAAGATTTGGAGCCCGAATAAATCGGGTTGGGTTAAGGTGATAAACGATGTGAAGGCCCGCGACATGGGGCTTATCGCTAGCGGGAATGACTAGCCCTATTCTGCGGTCAGGTCTTCGCGCAGCACGAGTTTTTCGTTTTTCCAGGTTTCCAGGCCGTTCTGCAGTAGCAGTTTGCCTGTGGCCCGCATCAGCCGGACATCGATGATTCGGAGTGTTCGCATGTTTTCGAGCTGGCGGCGTTCCGCTTCGCGCAGGTCCTCTTCCATCTCGAAAATTTCGCGGTAGTTGCTCTTGCCCATGGCGAGTTTCTTGAATTCCTCTTCGAGTTCCTTCTGGTGGTATTCCACCGCAATCTGCCCGTAGCGCCACTGTTCGCGGATTTCTTGCGCCCTGTTCTGCAGAATCCGGTATTCCTCGAAGATTTGCGCCTGCAACAGCATGAGCCTTGTGCGGGCTGCCCTTACGCTGTATTTCTGGGCCGATATGCGGTGTCTTTCGGCAACGCCGCCGAACAGCGGGATATTTATCTCTATGCCGCCCGCAAGCACGGTCTGGCGCTTGCCCTCGGTCTTGAAATTCCTCACGGCCTCGCGGGCCTTGTCGTTACGGCTGCGGATTCCGTAGTTGCCGATAAGGTCCACGGTGGGGAGCCAGTCTGCCCGCCTTGCCGAAAGTTCCGATTCGCGGAGCATGACCTCGGCCCCTTGCGATAGGTAGCCCGGATGCATGAGCGACATGGAATCCAGGAAGGTGAGCGAATCCAGCCTTGCCGCCGAATCGGGGGCGAGGTCCGGGTGCATGGCGATGGGGCGGGGGTCGTGGATGTATTCGCCGGACGACAGCGTGAGCAACAGCGTAAGCCTTGCCCCGCGCAGCTTGTCGAGTGCGTCGAGCCTTGCCGACTCGCGGTCGGAATACTCCGCCACGGCCTTGCTATAGTCAAGGGGCGAAAGCAGCCCCTGCTTGAGCCGCTTGCCCGCATCTTCCACGATGTCCTTTGCCACGCGGGCCGACTCGGTGGCCGAGGCCAGGAACCGGTCGGCGTAGTAGTAGTTCCAGTAGGCGTCGCAGAACTTTTCCAGGACATCGTTCAGGGCGTCGCGGTATTTCTGGTAGGCGAGTTCCCTGCGGAGCCTTGCCTGTTCCTGCTCGTTCGTGGCCGAGAAGAACAGCGGGCCGTCCTTCAGCAGGTGCTGGCGCAGTTCACCGCCGAAGTAGAGTTCCGAGGTGTAGTCGCTGTGCGTGTAGGTGGCCTGGTTGAACCCCACATTGTATTCGGTGCCTGTGGGGAGCGCCCCCTGTACGCCAATCTTGTATTCTTCCTTTGTCTCCGTAAACAGTGCGCCGGGCCGTTCGGCGGTCTCCTTGAACGCGCGACCCACGAGCCTTGGCTCGAACTTGCCGTAGGCCCCCGTGGCCGCCTCGGATTCCGAGAGCCACGCGAACTTCGCTTCCGTCACATCGGCGTTGTTGGTGAGCACAGCCTGCAGGGCCGTCCCGAAATCCAGGTACAGCGAGTCGACCTTTTCTTCGGCGGCAAGGGCGGCAACTACAGCCAGGGTGGCGATAATGTTTACGGCGCGGAAACTCATTTAAGCAGGATTTTCCCCGTGACACCCGGCTCGACGGCCAGGTCCGAGTTGTCGAATATGACCTTCACGGTGCGCAGCATGCTGGACTTGTCCACCACGGGCGACACGAACTCGATTTTGCCCTTCTTGCGGCGAACCTGCTTGCGCCCGTCGAGCGAGAGGCTTACCTGTTGGCCGGGTTTTAGCTTGCCCGACCTGTTCGCCACCACGTAGGCGACCATGCGGCAGGTGCGCACATCCGCGATTTCGATGACGGGTTCCAGACCCTCGACGCTTTCGCCCTTGTTCTTGGATATGGAAACGATTTCGCCGTCGAAGGGGGCGGTGAGAACGCGCTTTTCGAGTTCGGCCCGGGCGACATCGTGTTCGAGCTTCGCGCGTTCCCTTTCGGTCTGCGCCGACGAGAGTTCGGCAGCCGCCACGTCGTGGTTCATCTGCTTTTCCCAGACCTGTTCCGCGCTTACGGAGTTGCTGTTCTCGAAAAGGTTGCGGGTCGCGTCCAGGTCCTTCTTGTAGGCCTGGAGCTTCGCCCTGGCCGAGAGTACAGCCGAGGAGTCGTTTGCCGTGATACCCGTGATGCGGACGCGCAGCCGTTCCTCGCGGTTCACGAGGTTCATGAGCGTGTCACCCTTGCGCACGAACGCGCCTTCCTTGACCCAGATGCTGTCAATCTTCCCGGACACGGTGAACCCGACGCGGGCCTGGTTGATGGGTTCCGTGACACCGTCGAACCCCTGCTGCGCAAGTGCAGATGCCGCGAGGGCGAGTGCTGTAAATAGGGCCTTGCCGAGCATCAGTCTGCCGCCGTGCTAGAAGAACTGGAAGACGGGCTGGATTCAACCGATGAACTGGATCCTGCCGACGAACTCGAAGTTTCGGAAGAGCTGGAAGCCTCGGACGAACTGGACTCGGGTGCCTTGGAAAGCTCGGTGAGCACCGTCAGCCCCTGCAAGTAGAGCCCGTTCTTCGCGTGGGCGGTGATGTTCATGCCCACGGTGTCGCCCGCCGCAAGGGAGTCGTCGAACGTCTCGAACATCTTGACGAACAGCGTGTCGGCCTTGATCCAGGCGTCGGCATTGGGGGACTCGTTGTCGGCATAGATGGACTTCTTGACCTTTGCAGCCTTGCTCCATTGGACCGTGGCGAGCGAGTCGGAGAACTTGACCCAGAGCGTGTCGTTTACCGAGAAAGTCGCCTTGTAGCGGCTGCTTGCCGCCCAGGCGTTGCTCGTGACGGCATAAAGTCCGCGGTTCGTAGTAAAGGCCGCGTCGCCCGAAAGATCTACGGTCAGCCTTTCGCCCTTCTTGGTGTAGCCCACGATGCTCACGGAGTAGGACTTTTCTGCCGCGAGGGGTGCCGTGTGTCGCAGGTACAGCGTGTCGCCCTTGATTTCGGGCATGAGGACCGTCGCGGAATCGCCCGCGAGGCTCACGGAAATGTTCTCCTTGCTGAGCACCTCGCTGAACACGTAGTAGGGCGTAATGAGCGGCGAGAGGTTCTTGTAGCCCATGCGGTTCTTGTCCATTACGTTTGAAGATACGATGACGGGGGCGCTCTCCTTGAGGGTGTCGCGGACAAGGAAGATTCTGCCCATGTCGTGCACGGCGTCGGAACGCAGGCGGGGGAGCGCCGTGTTCGAAAAGCGGTAGGTCTTGCCCTTGTAGGTGAAGGGTTCTGCCGAGAGCGTGAGGCCGGAATCGGCGGGGAGCTTTTCGAAGGAGAACCTGCCGAGCGAATCCGTCGCGGCGGAGAATGTTTCGGGGGCGATGTTCACGAAGGCCGTGTCCTGGTGCGCGAGGCGCAGCTTTACCTTGGGGGCGGGAGACTTTACGCCCGTGGCCTCTTCTTGCACATAGAGTTCGCCTGCGATACCCGCATTCAGCGGCGAAAGCCGCACGACGCGCGACCCGCTCGCCACCACGCCTTCCATGTAGCTCGATTCGCCCGTGGATGCCACCGTGATAATCTTGGGGGCGTAGTAAAGCGTGTCCTTCTTGTCAACCGTGTAGTGGCTGAAGGTGAAGGTGTGCTGGCCGTAGGGTAGGCCGTCTATGAAGAACGCCCCCGACTCGTCGGTATAGGCGGTCTTCTGCTTGCCGGAACCGTCCATGTAGTCTATGGAGGCCCCTTCGAGGCCAAGCCCGTTTGCGCCGCTTACGACACTGCCCGAGAAGGTCCACTTGGAGTATTCGTCGTCCTCGGAATCGGACACGGAACAGCCCGAAACGAGAGCCGCCACGGCAAGCGCCGCAGCAAAGGATGTATAGATTTTAACCAGGTTCATAAAACCCCTTGATATGCCCTCGGAAATCTAGTAAAAGGCCCTCCATTTTACTAAATATCCATAAAAACATTAACCTTAAAAACAAAGGAATTGCAAAATGGCAGAAAACAAGCAGCCGCAAATCGAATGGAACGACAAGGACATGCGCACCACCTACGTGAACGCGACCAACGTGGTGGCCGGACGCGAAGAGGTGATGATGATTCTCGGCGTGAATCGCGCATGGCAGATGAACCAGGAAAAGGTCGATGTCGCCATCTCCGACCGAATCGTGATGAACCCCTACACGGCAAAGCGCCTCGCCATTATGCTCAGCGCCACCGTGCG
This genomic stretch from Fibrobacter sp. UWH4 harbors:
- a CDS encoding ATP/GTP-binding protein, with translation MIKEFQVQNFGCIDSIRVENLKGINLIVGPNSCGKSTLLKALYAAKRSAELFQRGKNDESYQRLLHKKLRWTFQVDSLQSLIKRNASLSANVQFKADKAEVNFSIDKQKGLICSPLYNAVKPTSVNSVFLPAREILSLQKLVIKTHSLDMEFGFDETYYDLAMVLNSPTTKGKNLRGFVNSRKLLKDITGGVVSFDAKENRWFLKKDGHTFPIELASDGIKKIGMLDTLLGNRFLTKSSVVFIDELESSLHPTAISKLLDIVYELSACGVQFIISSHSYFVVKKLYLLAQKNRQSIPIISLDGGYRVDDLLDGIPEDNQIIAESIRLYEEEIDL
- a CDS encoding TolC family protein, with the translated sequence MSFRAVNIIATLAVVAALAAEEKVDSLYLDFGTALQAVLTNNADVTEAKFAWLSESEAATGAYGKFEPRLVGRAFKETAERPGALFTETKEEYKIGVQGALPTGTEYNVGFNQATYTHSDYTSELYFGGELRQHLLKDGPLFFSATNEQEQARLRRELAYQKYRDALNDVLEKFCDAYWNYYYADRFLASATESARVAKDIVEDAGKRLKQGLLSPLDYSKAVAEYSDRESARLDALDKLRGARLTLLLTLSSGEYIHDPRPIAMHPDLAPDSAARLDSLTFLDSMSLMHPGYLSQGAEVMLRESELSARRADWLPTVDLIGNYGIRSRNDKAREAVRNFKTEGKRQTVLAGGIEINIPLFGGVAERHRISAQKYSVRAARTRLMLLQAQIFEEYRILQNRAQEIREQWRYGQIAVEYHQKELEEEFKKLAMGKSNYREIFEMEEDLREAERRQLENMRTLRIIDVRLMRATGKLLLQNGLETWKNEKLVLREDLTAE
- a CDS encoding efflux RND transporter periplasmic adaptor subunit; translation: MLGKALFTALALAASALAQQGFDGVTEPINQARVGFTVSGKIDSIWVKEGAFVRKGDTLMNLVNREERLRVRITGITANDSSAVLSARAKLQAYKKDLDATRNLFENSNSVSAEQVWEKQMNHDVAAAELSSAQTERERAKLEHDVARAELEKRVLTAPFDGEIVSISKNKGESVEGLEPVIEIADVRTCRMVAYVVANRSGKLKPGQQVSLSLDGRKQVRRKKGKIEFVSPVVDKSSMLRTVKVIFDNSDLAVEPGVTGKILLK
- a CDS encoding DUF3467 domain-containing protein, translated to MAENKQPQIEWNDKDMRTTYVNATNVVAGREEVMMILGVNRAWQMNQEKVDVAISDRIVMNPYTAKRLAIMLSATVRAYEKKYGPLDIGVNTAPAAPAAPAAAKATGKSAK